A stretch of the Equus caballus isolate H_3958 breed thoroughbred chromosome X, TB-T2T, whole genome shotgun sequence genome encodes the following:
- the TRPC5OS gene encoding putative uncharacterized protein TRPC5OS: protein MESVSLPVLIDGLVDCVAKLIRIAEGLLQLISQEQVPCVQQNDRAEPIGANASPFEEAPLPDLAELSDLESILAPGEDEDLMFDIDQAMLDTGELSEDILSGINEDLKNE from the coding sequence ATGGAGTCTGTGTCACTCCCTGTTCTAATTGATGGACTTGTTGATTGTGTAGCCAAGTTAATAAGAATAGCTGAAGGGCTTTTACAGTTGATTTCACAAGAACAAGTTCCTTGTGTACAGCAAAATGATAGAGCAGAACCGATAGGAGCAAATGCATCTCCTTTCGAGGAAGCTCCACTGCCAGACCTTGCTGAACTCTCAGATTTAGAATCAATACTTGCGCCAGGAGAAGATGAAGACCTAATGTTTGATATAGATCAAGCTATGTTAGACACAGGTGAATTATCTGAAGACATACTCTCTGGGATAAATGAGgacttaaaaaatgaataa